A region of Leishmania panamensis strain MHOM/PA/94/PSC-1 chromosome 33 sequence DNA encodes the following proteins:
- a CDS encoding hypothetical protein (TriTrypDB/GeneDB-style sysID: LpmP.33.0200), which translates to MSILDSVRLLTEEGEPNALASGAAMEVEEDDIDWVNDVYRQLNGAPTLHQGARCQRLNKCRAALGLLSGILSLFGIGVLLRFSSCLFSALSLFGVTCTSSGMLAVAAGFLILATGILGCVSSCCCRRSSLSVFLAVLLFFYAVLCGMCVTYMIHIRFRNLNGLQAVWASMVAAQPGVVCDVQNKLECAGFKKTQCCRSVALDDAPLGGAVIAPTACYFEAANGTTFDINTREEVDWPHTMCATRCSAENAKYEQTCEASLTSLLRFKFHHLVLLPSTCTVFFLMLSGIAMASALWKPRVENYVLHHF; encoded by the coding sequence ATGAGCATCTTAGATAGCGTCCGCCTGctcacggaggagggagagccGAACGCTCTCGCTTCGGGTGCTGCCATGGAggtcgaggaggacgacatCGACTGGGTGAACGATGTGTACAGGCAGCTAAACGGCGCACCGACTCTTCATCAAGGCGCGCGGTGTCAGCGTCTCAACAagtgccgcgccgccctcgGCCTCTTATCTGGCATTCTTAGCCTCTTCGGAATAGGGGTTCTTTTGCGGTTTTCCAGCTGCTTATTCTCTGCTCTTTCGTTGTTTGGCGTTacctgcaccagcagcggcatgcTCGCGGTCGCAGCTGGTTTTCTCATCCTTGCGACCGGCATACTCGGATGCGTCtcaagctgctgctgcaggcgctcctCTCTGTCAGTGTTCCTTGCCGTACTACTTTTCTTCTATGCAGTTTTGTGTGGGATGTGCGTGACATACATGATCCATATTCGTTTCCGCAATCTCAATGGACTGCAAGCAGTCTGGGCCAGtatggtggcggcgcagcctGGAGTGGTGTGCGACGTGCAGAATAAACTGGAGTGTGCTGGCTTCAAGAAAACTCAGTGTTGCCGGAGCGTTGCTCTTGACGACGCCCCACTCGGAGGTGCAGTTATAGCGCCTACTGCTTGCTATTTCGAGGCCGCCAACGGAACGACGTTCGACATTAACacgcgcgaggaggtggactGGCCGCACACAATGTGTGCCACGCGGTGCTCAGCTGAAAACGCCAAGTATGAGCAGACATGTGAGGCATCGCTGACGTCGTTGCTGAGATTCAAGTTTCACCATCTCGTCCTTCTACCTTCGACATGCACGGTTTTCTTTCTGATGCTTAGTGGGATCGCCATGGCGAGTGCGCTCTGGAAGCCGCGGGTCGAGAATTATGTGCTACACCACTTCTAA
- a CDS encoding hypothetical protein (TriTrypDB/GeneDB-style sysID: LpmP.33.0210) — MQSCGEHNEPWRCDDVLLCVSSVEWIAKNVFLVSVPSYRRKLSCELTAVDVPRGTALELMNTIAAVLRRVNDAMRIYLRQDFYSNFPLEGYGDVLFSAESRYDRTEELHWCSLQETLVRAGVACVVRPSVVRFDALLEAELHADVNGSESTWLSQLQRRERSALFCAVRRCVVEDVMRGDVYRVSWMSADKCDDAVTLPPLLILDATVCQLPSTVKGFAAMRWAQTSLLHRELLVHVHAVFPSDKDIAYNTQLEMYEYLANVRGTAWVLCESTGEESHGTDVGEVLVSLGLGWIRRVADAGVPRSSNLLSLCRSVGISATQALSRSFASNGSGTGNEEVALPADVCADLALALRLLPGAVAGLLLFNGEWWSHAFLYCGARQRVSPTCDVDQAPGATRKLWKTVLWCGDIHKDPNDEPLVYMHRPMRTLFPLTGLAVGRVRLQGYMEGAALLRCCKGARAFLQVEVTTIATAAEWKKRRYDAGYRDLCMVSFYPTPDEIIFSPSVNVFISAAGMSENAETRLRVSCSHYLAEAFLLSQHRPSKDWVVTEGEQYVASLSLKGTNGSPTVFVLDVVVEKRDECAMMWTQCGSDRAVYSLSLGTSTEVSNSMDDKEADGDMDEYIAEKNTGNSATSKRKGVLVVPSLVHFLSKLSLFFEVDTRQLEDDNSTRAPLFARIQRAFSDLLYKDVLVLPVGVAEVNGVRGLVGDLLFPSEPVPRATAQPLQARTEPLFHRSLLSCIGRTWWCSGAAATAAPAMTPWPMSSAVYEAVQSSFDVALEALAREEWTARLGLQQEVEWQLELLEQQARNCFPLYNLSETLLFDKEPAPSLLRPHPCLCLTAGEPLLWYDSATGCPRLSLSKELLPPTVPLSLFAVRPRELFFNSTIRKKAVVQCTDVPLQRSAPEKAYEQLDWAFMRLKFPNLPNIMHSDWERLPLSLRNTERALCDSIVRNAVLTNEVPDMLYANEHIFSLLLSYLAYLQATSKPVAAEDAAMPDPGVGLATVYRLLQQYSASFLEDCRSSMGFSATLFVLPSFKAHGDTPGVPPRRPLFLGKCDNYATDVFEVPLADNASPEIVAFPVRQDVTLACVSALGVEALVQPCGEPRVCETCTSVDSGVEPEKLRTLGGSSLAWGMATEGSTPVLYHPLPWLAVLGAPLVEHDELTPDALGRLGLEHNIFADVTAATQPTSTTMTRRVVGLRYRCISKFSRKNLYKSISYSRVSSSEMYSILLNDRKGGAEIQTYMSLLLRRRSASGAWEGNDNASSAFPDGELTVYGLPSQPLYVHYRSRADLRFTLSTVCAPLRKEVLKVEEVRHVRGTSNAVMDEVETRLLSFYAEAAAGFLRRIYQRVQKEQVPSEPVKQVFLRFLLRCRDEAVDPYIAIKVFPVYQHDSEEMERVIDHADIWQRHSISQGNPHRPFSRYRCLHGRLALAELHVTYDAATNAFCAKWNKAYEKKPASHS, encoded by the coding sequence ATGCAAAGCTGCGGCGAGCACAATGAGCCGTGGCGCTGCGACGACGTACTGCTATGCGTCTCCAGCGTCGAATGGATTGCCAAAAATGTCTTCCTTGTTAGCGTACCGTCGTATAGGCGAAAACTAAGCTGTGAACTGACAGCAGTAGATGTGCCGCGTGGCACTGCTCTGGAGCTGATGAACACCATTGCAGCCGTCTTGAGAAGGGTTAATGATGCGATGCGTATTTACCTGCGACAAGACTTTTATAGTAACTTTCCATTAGAAGGCTACGGTGAtgtgctcttctctgcaGAGTCGCGGTATGACCGAACCGAGGAGCTGCACTGGTGTTCCTTGCAGGAGACCCTCGTGCGTGCCGGGGTAGCGTGTGTCGTGCGTCCTAGCGTGGTGAGGTTTGATGCGCTACTGGAGGCAGAGTTACACGCGGACGTAAATGGTTCGGAGTCCACGTGGCTCTCGCAGCTGCAAAGGCGTGAgcgctctgctctcttttgcgCGGTGCGCCGGTGCGTTGTCGAGGATGTGATGCGAGGCGATGTGTACCGCGTTTCGTGGATGTCCGCGGATAAGTGTGACGACGCCGTGActcttcctccgcttctCATTCTTGATGCCACTGTGTGCCAGTTGCCGTCGACAGTGAAAGGATTTGCGGCAATGCGGTGGGCGCAgacttctcttctccaccggGAGCTGCTCGTGCACGTGCACGCGGTCTTTCCCAGTGACAAGGACATTGCGTACAACACCCAACTCGAGATGTACGAGTACCTCGCCAATGTCCGTGGGACGGCTTGGGTCCTGTGCGAGAGTACTGGGGAGGAGAGTCACGGCACCGATGTCGGGGAGGTGTTGGTCTCCCTTGGACTCGGATGGATTCGGCGTGTTGCCGATGCCGGAGTGCCGCGGTCAAGCAATCTGTTGTCGCTCTGCCGCTCTGTTGGCATCTCTGCAACACAGGCGCTATCGCGCTCCTTCGCGAGCAACGGCTCTGGGACCGGAAATGAGGAGGTGGCACTCCCCGCCGACGTTTGTGCAGATCTGGCACTGGCGTTACGCCTCCTACCTGGCGCCGTTGCTGGGCTGCTCTTGTTTAACGGTGAGTGGTGGAGTCACGCTTTCTTGTACTGCGGGGCCAGGCAGCGAGTGTCACCGACGTGCGATGTTGATCAAGCTCCAGGTGCCACACGCAAGCTGTGGAAGACGGTGCTGTGGTGTGGCGATATCCACAAAGACCCCAATGACGAGCCGCTTGTGTACATGCACCGCCCGATGCGCACTCTCTTCCCGCTTACTGGCTTGGCGGTGGGTCGGGTGCGGCTGCAAGGGTATATGGAGGGAGCAGccctgctgcggtgctgcaaaGGAGCGAGGGCGTTTCTGCAGGTCGAAGTGACGACGATAGCGACCGCTGCCGAGTGGAAGAAGCGACGCTATGATGCTGGCTACAGAGACTTGTGTATGGTGAGCTTCTACCCCACCCCTGACGAGATAATCTTTTCCCCCAGCGTCAATGTCTTCATCTCGGCAGCAGGAATGAGCGAGAACGCAGAGACGCGACTGCGAGTCTCGTGCAGTCATTACCTGGCCGAGGCATTTCTGCTGTCTCAGCACAGGCCATCAAAAGACTGGGTTGTCACCGAGGGGGAGCAATACGTagcgtcgctctccctcaAGGGTACAAACGGCAGTCCGACAGTCTTCGTCTTGGATGTGGtagtggagaagagggacgAGTGCGCCATGATGTGGACACAGTGTGGCTCTGATAGAGCCGTTTACTCGCTCTCGCTGGGTACCAGCACTGAGGTGAGTAACTCGATGGATGACAAAGAGGCCGACGGCGACATGGACGAGTACATTGCAGAGAAAAACACCGGTAACTCAGCGACGAGCAAACGGAAAGGTGTGCTTGTGGTCCCTTCCCTTGTGCATTTCCTGTCCAAGCTGAGCTTGTTCTTTGAGGTTGATACTCGCCAACTGGAGGATGACAACAGCACTCGCGCACCCCTCTTTGCACGCATCCAACGTGCGTTTTCAGATCTCCTTTACAAGGATGTGCTGGTTCTGCCTGTGGGTGTGGCCGAAGTGAATGGAGTTCGCGGCTTGGTTGGCGATCTGCTGTTCCCAAGCGAGCCGGTGCCGCGAGCCACTGcgcagccactgcaggcCCGCACAGAGCCTCTGTTTCACCGAAGTCTGCTGAGCTGCATTGGGAggacgtggtggtgctctggcgcagcggcgacagcagcacctgctaTGACACCCTGGCCCATGAGTAGTGCCGTCTACGAGGCGGTGCAGTCGAGCTTTGACGTTGcactggaggcgctggcaagagaagagtggACCGCCCGCCTGGGATTACAGCAGGAGGTGGAGTGGCAGCTAGAACTGTTAGAGCAGCAGGCACGAAACTGTTTCCCACTTTATAACCTGTCGGAGACACTCTTGTTCGACAAAGAGCCTGCGCCCTCATTGCTGAGGCCACATCCGTGCCTCTGCCTTACTGCTGGCGAGCCTTTACTGTGGTATGACAGCGCAACAGGGTGTCCCCGACTCTCTCTGTCGAAGGAACTCTTGCCTCCTACCGTAccactctccctcttcgctgtaCGACCGCGTGAGCTCTTTTTCAACTCCACCATTCGAAAGAAGGCGGTTGTTCAGTGCACTGACGTGCCTCTCCAGCGATCGGCGCCGGAGAAGGCTTATGAACAGCTGGACTGGGCTTTCATGCGATTGAAGTTTCCCAACCTGCCTAACATCATGCACTCTGACTGGGAGCgacttcccctttctctgcgCAACACAGAGCGGGCCCTGTGCGACAGTATTGTTCGCAATGCTGTATTGACGAACGAGGTACCGGACATGCTCTACGCCAACGAACACATcttctctttgttgttgtcttaCCTCGCCTATCTGCAGGCCACGTCGAAACCCGTCGCGGCCGAGGACGCGGCGATGCCTGACCCAGGCGTTGGGCTCGCAACTGTCTACAGACTACTGCAGCAATACTCCGCCTCTTTTCTGGAAGATTGCCGATCGTCCATGGGCTTCTCGGCGACGCTGTTTGTGCTACCGTCCTTCAAGGCTCACGGCGACACGCCCGGTGTACCACCCAGGCGCCCGCTCTTCTTGGGGAAATGCGACAACTACGCAACCGATGTCTTTGAAGTGCCGTTGGCCGACAACGCAAGTCCGGAAATTGTTGCCTTTCCAGTGCGGCAAGATGTTACACTTGCCTGCGTGTCAGCGCTTGGTGTGGAGGCACTGGTGCAGCCGTGCGGCGAACCCCGAGTGTGTGAAACCTGCACGAGCGTCGACTCCGGCGTGGAGCCGGAAAAGCTGCGAACCCTCGGCGGTAGCAGTCTGGCGTGGGGTATGGCCACAGAGGGCAGTACGCCGGTCCTCTATCATCCCTTGCCGTGGTTAGCCGTACTTGGCGCTCCGTTGGTGGAGCATGATGAACTTACTCCAGATGCCCTCGGCCGTCTTGGATTGGAGCACAACATATTTGCCGACGTCACTGCGGCGACACAGCCGACCTCAACAACGATGACACGGCGGGTGGTGGGACTGCGCTACCGCTGCATCTCTAAGTTTTCGCGAAAGAATCTGTACAAGAGTATCTCATATAGCCGCGTATCGAGCAGCGAAATGTACAGCATCCTCCTGAATGATCGTAAGGGAGGGGCGGAGATACAGACATACATgtccttgctgctgcgcaggagAAGTGCCAGCGGAGCGTGGGAGGGAAACGACAACGCTTCGTCTGCTTTCCCAGATGGAGAGTTGACAGTGTACGGCCTGCCATCACAGCCGCTGTACGTGCACTACCGCTCTCGCGCGGATCTCCGCTTTACCCTCAGCACCGTGTGCGCCCCACTTCGGAAAGAAGTGCTGAAAGTGGAAGAGGTACGCCATGTACGCGGCACGTCAAATGCCGTGATGGATGAGGTGGAAACGCGACTGCTCTCCTTCTATGCcgaggctgctgcaggtTTTCTGCGGCGCATCTATCAACGAGTCCAGAAGGAGCAAGTGCCGAGTGAGCCTGTGAAGCAGGTGTTCCTCAGATTCTTACTGCGATGTCGTGACGAAGCAGTGGATCCCTACATAGCCATTAAGGTTTTCCCGGTTTACCAAcacgacagcgaggagaTGGAGCGCGTCATTGATCACGCAGACATTTGGCAACGGCACTCCATCTCGCAGGGTAACCCACACCGCCCCTTTTCGCGCTACAGGTGTCTGCACGGCCGCTTGGCGCTGGCAGAGCTTCACGTCACCTACGACGCGGCAACCAACGCTTTTTGCGCGAAGTGGAACAAGGCGTATGAAAAAAAGCCTGCCTCGCACTCCTAA